In the Salvia miltiorrhiza cultivar Shanhuang (shh) chromosome 8, IMPLAD_Smil_shh, whole genome shotgun sequence genome, ttgaactttcagcattttttataaaatgtcatgaatttttatttttttaaaaaaaatttaattttcaatttttttttataaaatatttcgctatacaaaattcgatgatgaaaagataataaaaaaactCCGAACTTTCAATATCTTCCAACAATAGTGActtctaatactccctccgtcccaccataagtgagattttttcatttttgtacgTCCCACCTAAAGTGtgactcttttctttttggataaaatttttatcatttaaatttcTTTTCACTATTTCatatacacacaaaatacatttttcttaattttcgtgtccaaaAAAGGGTCCCACTTATGGTGGGACGGAAGGAATATGATTTTTCAACAATGATAGTTTCCAAAATATTTCATTCGGCGAGATGGTCGACGAATTTTATATAGCATGATATTTTgtaaaaagaattgaaaattgatattttttaagagaaaatgaatatttagaatattttatgaaaattgcTATATTAACTCgtaattaaaatacaaaatggGGAATGGGAAATAGCAATTAGGGGAGTGGCGGAAGCAAAAGGCAAAGGCGATAAGGGGAGTGCATGTGGTGTCAGCGTGGAGCTGTCGGAATCAGACTGTCATAAATACAACCTCACTTCCCCACACATTCTCTTTCCTCTTTCCCAAACATTCTCTCTCTAGGGATTCGCCTCACCTCGCTTCCATGGTCTGAGCCTCCCGCTTCTCCGCCGCCTTCCGCCGCCGCTCAATTCTCCGCCGGCGCCGCCATTCGCGATCAGGTAAGCTCCGCTCTTCATTTCCAACCAGTTTTCGCCAGCTGATTCCGCCTATGCTTGCAGATCAAGCACCGTTTCTAGCATCTAGGTCGGTTTCAATTTTAGTGATGAATGCTCTGTAATTTCGAGAGTTTTAGTTGTTGAGCTGCCTTTTGCGGCTGCATTTATCGGTTTGACTTGCTGCTGGGTGCTCTTTGCTCGCGTGATTTTGATGAATTATTGTTTTGCGGTGTGaattttgtttgattgtttGGATCTGAGATTCAGCGGTGTGGTTGATGCAAGTTTACGGCGATTGTTCGCTTAGGTTTGTTTTTTCAGTTCAATTACCTTTTCTGGCTATGATTTATTTTCGCTTTAGCGCTTTTATGTCTGGGGGGTTTTTTAGGGTTCTTTCCTTGTGAAGTACCGTCTAAAATCTTGTTGATGACATAagttaatttgaaaaaattgcTTTGTATTATGATTTGCGTGTCTAATCGTTTGTTTGTTTGAATTATCTTGAATTGCGTCAACCttcactcctctctctctctctcttgttcacttgtacgtttttttttttttttttttctgtttcaaGTCAACTCAAGTCATCATACACTCTTTTTTGCTACCATTTTGTTTCTTAAAACGTAGTTTTTGTTTATTAGTTTCCAAAATGAGCTGAAATTTGCTTGTATATTCCAGGATTTCTATGTCATGGAAGACAGCATAGCAACTCCAGCACTAATGGACTCGACAGCCTCTAAGATACAGCAGCTTCAAAAAGCATTTGCTGAACTTGAGAGTCATCGAGCCATTACTCTCAATTTGAAATGGAAGCAGCTTGAGGAGCATTTTCACGGGCTTCAGAAATCTCTAAAGAGACGTTTCACTGAGCTGGAAGAACAGGAAAAGGAATTTGATACCAAGATTGTCGAATCTAAAGAGATGTTGGAGAAGCGTAAAGCAGCTGTTGTGGCCAAGGAGCAAACTTCACTTGAAAGGCTTCAAGAGAAGAGAGATGCCGCACTGTCCGCAATCATGACTGCTATGGGGAAGCACGAGAAGCCGCTTTCTTTGGGTTCAGGAGTCTTAAGTAGAGAAAACAAAGTTGAAGCACCATTTCTGGAGGATAAAGCTTCTGATGTGTCGGTTACTAAATCCATTGAAAACATTAAAGCACTGGTTAAGTCTTACCCTGGGCTTGTGAAACTGTGCCAAGAGATTAATTCTGAGGGACTCCTTAAGTTTATATCTGACAACCGAAAGGACCTTGTTACTTTGAGAGAGGAAATTCCTGTTGCTCTACGTGCTGCACGTGATCCCGCCTCTCTGGTTCTGGATTCACTTAAAGGGTTCTATGGTACAGATATGCCAAATTCGGATGCTAAAAAGGATTCAAACCTCATAGGCCTTCGCCGAACCTGTATAATGCTAATGGAGTGCCTCAGCAGCTTAATCTTAGGTCTGGATGTGGACTCAGTTTCTGGTATTATCTCAGATAGTGCTAAGGAACGGGCAAAAGCTATTGCCGAAGAGTGGAAACCAAAGTTAGATTATCTTGATGTTGATGCGAGCAATGGCAATTCATTGgaggctcatgcattcctacaaCTGTTGGCTACATTTGGCATTAATTCAGATTTCGATCATGATTGCTTGTCAAAACTAATACCAATGGTATCTCGCCGTCGCCAAACAGCTGAATTATGCCGTTATCTTGGCTTGTCTGACAAAATGCCAGGTTGTTATGCCGTTACATACTTTTTACCTCTAAAATTCTTATAGATCTTATCACAATTATGAAATGGTCTCTTGTTCTTGCTGCCTATAATTGCGAGAAGTTAACCTGTTTTCGTGTATATGCATATGCCGTTTTAAATCATTCATTCTTTTTGGTGTATGTGCAAGCTCACTTTCTTTTCCAAATCTAAGACGCTCAATGAGTCATTGTTTTCTTAATTGTTGCCAATGTCCGCATTTCACAACCTTGTTATGTCTCGTCAGGTGTGATCGATGTGTTGGTGAAGAACGGAAGACAGATTGATGCTGTCAATCTAGCTTTTGCATTTGAGCTTACTGATCAGTTTTCACCTATTTCATTGCTGAAATCATACTTGTCTGAGGCCAGAAAATCGCCATCACCCGCAAAATCCGGAAATACATCACCCGGTGTGTCTACACAGGTATGATTATAGTTTTGATTAACTTCTGCTAGCTCTGTTCAACATTCTAGCTTAGTTAGAACTCAAATCTTGGATTTTAGATAGTCACATCGATTAAATTTCAAGTGTTTTAAAGCTGATTATTGATTCATGATTCTTACATATTTGACTCCTCATTTCCAGAATGATGTGAATGAGAAAGAGCTGACTGCACTGAAAGCTGTAATCAAGTGCGTCGAAGATCGCAAGCTCGAGCAGCAGTTCCCTGTGGATCCGCTCCAGAAGCAGGTGCTCGAAATCGAGAAAGCAAAGGCGGACAAGAAACGGGCGACAGAAGTTGCGAAGCCACAGTCCAAAAGACCCCGTGCCAGCGGTGTTGCTCACGCGCCTCGAGCTGCGAACGCTGCGAGCGACAAGAACTTCTACGGCGGAATGACTGATCAGAGGTACCCGCAGTACGTCTACGAGAGACCGGCGTACGCCTATGCCGGGCCCAACAACCACCACGTCCCGTCGTACGTCGGCGTCGGCACGCCGGCCTACAGCTTCTCCCCCAGCCATGGCAGCTTCTTTGGGAACGCCTACCAGTATCACACAGCCTACTTGCACTAATCGGTAGAGATGCTGAGACTCATCAAGATCCATTAACTATTAGAGTTGACCCTCCTCAGTTTGTGCAATGTTCGACTTATCAGCAAAgttttaatatttgaaaaaatgaAGCCGAAAAAaaaaccagaaaaaaaaaaaggatttagCCCTTGTTAATTTCTAGCCTGTTGTAAAAGCTAATATTACTATCTTCTAATAGATGCACTGTTTCTAATGTTTATAATGCTCTGTTTCTCCTTTCTCTGTGGTGTTGGGCTTAGCCGCAAACGAATGCATCCCTTTTGATATTTTTGtgctttattattaatttatatcttGAGTGAAGGTCTTGAAAAATGTGATATTTCTTCCACAAATCTATCATTATTATGATATGAATCTTTTCTCAACGATTCTGTTAAAATTCGCCTCTTAATCTGATCGTGAATTATTTTTTGAACTCGTGAATTTCTCCACAATCTGTGCTAATTCTCCTTAATCGAAAGATTTATGGATTTgaaatttatatttagttttaaaCGACGATATTTTGATGTGCTCAAATATTGTTATTTTTTCTCATCGTCGATGATCACGTTGGAATTTTTGTCTCGGTTTGGGAAAAATTTAAAATCGTGtgtaaaattagaaaaaaagaaaaaaattttgaagaatcaagtatttctattaaaaaagaaacatgtgcaatttttaaaaatctccaaaattttatatttaccGACAAATAGCCCGATGGTAAGAAAAATACAATGTACAACATGTGGATCCATGCTTAACTTATATTCGAATTGGTTAGTAACTTTTGACTTGAATATAAAAATGTGTAACCATTTatgtaataataaaaatatttttctcgaGATGTATGCTTTGATTTTATTGTTtctcaagaaaaataaaataaaagttcccatcaacattaaaaaaaaaaaggagcaaACTAATTTTCTTCTTCCCACCCCATCAAAATATTAATCAATGAAAAAGcaccaaaataaataaagattcAATAAATCCCACAAAAAACCACATCACAAATCCCTGGGGCCCTATATGGATAAGTGATAAGGTATCAAACACAATCCCACCCAATCAAACACATTTCTCCCCACAGAAACAACTCACAACCACCAAATCCAGCAGCAAAAGATACTGCAACATAtctttattataaattttattttttgagttaTAAACAGCCTCTTCCAATCAAGAAATCTCAGTCAAGAAATGGCAGCTGCTGCTTCAACAATGGCAAGCCAACTCCAAAGCAACTTTGCCTCTTCACTCACAAGGAAGCTTGCCACTCCAAAGGGCATCTCTGGTGCTCCCTTTAGAGTCTTGCCCTCTGGGAGGAGAGCCACTTCCTTCACCGTCAAGGCCATCCAATCGGAAAAGGTCGTCTCGATTCTCTACTTCGTAtcgtgtttttatttttctagttACGAGCAGTGGCGGATTCAGAGGGTGCTAGGGCCAGCCGAAGCACCCCCAACCAATATATTTTTTAGCACCCCTCGTTTTCTCTATTATTTTATTCTCGAAATATTTAGGATTGTCCATGAAACATTTCTCTctttatatgcataatttttaaattttagcaCACCTcgttttcataaaaaaaaatattttttctatttttaatacgTGTGGGTTGCGTGTGCATTAATTATaagtataatataatataatataatataatataataataaattcgtGTCTTGCACTAAGAACTTTTAgattttctatttcattttgtGTTTTCGACGTTACTCGTATAGTTTGTTATTAGTGATATTATAAGATCTTGCCCTAATATcaagaatttttaaaattctatgCTTCATACCATTATAAATATGTGCTACGTAGGGGGGCGGGAGCAAGAAAAAGATCTTTGATAGGagctatattttttaaattttgaattcgagatttttaaaatataatttttctatgattaaatttgataatAGGAGTTCTTGCAAAAAAAAtctaatgataattttataaaaaataataaaaatgttcttggtggggggaggggggctTAAGCCCCCCCTTACATCTTAATGTGGTCGCCATTGATGTTGCATGCACCCCGGAGTGACACTACTTTGTGATTACaaactatacatatatataatgacaattatttctttttcgccaaaaaatataataatgatgatgatttgTATGATATAATTACAAATTATTATACTACATGTTTCGTGTATATTGATGATGATACGAATTTTCAAACTCTTTTATTGCAGCCTACATACCAAGTCATTCAACCAATCAATGGTGACCCATTCATTGGGAGTCTCGAGACACCTGTCACCTCAAGCCCATTGGTGGCATGGTACTTGTCCAACCTCCCGGCCTACCGGACAGCTGTCAACCCGCTGCTCCGAGGGGTCGAGGTTGGGCTGGCCCACGGGTTTCTCCTCGTGGGCCCATTCGTGAAGACGGGCCCGCTTCGGAACACCCCGATTGCAGGTAGTGCGGGCTCATTGGGCGCGGCCGGACTAGTTGTGATCCTCAGCATCTGCCTGACCATTTATGGGATCGCGTCTTTTAAGGAGGGGGAGCCGTCGACGGCTCCTGGCCTGACGCTAACGGGGCGGAAGAAGGAGCCCGATCAGCTGCAGACGGCCGACGGGTGGGCAAAGTTCACCGGCGGATTCTTCTTCGGAGGGATCTCCGGTGTGACTTGGGCTTACTTTTTGCTCTATGTTCTTGACCTTCCTTACTTCGTTAAGTAAGGTGGGAATTAATGTATGTGTTTTTGTTGAACGGAAAGAAGTTGTATATTGGGGGATTCTTGATCATGACTTTGATGGATCCTTGATGTTTGTATGATGGATTCTTAGTTATGTTTGTGATTTGATGATGGTGGTGGAAAATGGGAATAGATAAATTAAatgaatcgaatcgaatcaaatTGAATACGGGCATTGTTTAGATTATCAGGAATGTAAATTTGGGACTTATAAAAGAGATTACACTACAAATTATAATGTCAAGATATTATTGATGCATACAATATTTTCACATAAAACTTTCTTTGTTTTGGTTTTTCTTCACCACAACTTTAGGTTCAAAGACAAGGACAAATTGAAGCATTTAAGCTCTTACCCTTCTTGTGTGGTTgtaatacaatttttttaatagtattatttttcttaaaatgttttatttagaagtgcTCGAGAAGCTTATTCAATAGATTATTTTTTGTCgaaaaatattttacttttccaaAACTCATTAGACCACATAATGTTGATAGTAGAaacaattatacatataatattaaaagtaaataacGATTTTCaactcattgatactaattaatgaacattatactccctccgtcccaatttaAATGATgtacttcttttcggcacgagatttaagaagaataagattgtagtatAAAAGTGGGCAAAGGTTTGTGAGACCAAattatttatagtataaaattattaccaaaagtAGAAACACACAATTTTAATTGAGACGACTAAAAAAAGAATACGCACCATTTAAGTtggaacggatggagtaaaACGAATATTAAATTTGATTCGTTATTCGATTCGTTGATATTTTCGagttattcgattcgattcgagtattcgattcGTTTTATAATAGTTCCTTAAATTGTCGAACTGAATACTCgattcgaatattcgattcgagtattcgactTGTATTCGAtattattcgattcgaaaatattcgattcgaaaatatgaagtgaaaaaaaatgttaaataatatataagccacaaattcaaaatattgtaaaataaaCAATATCCATGTAGAAACATACATCATGAAAAgtttcaaatacatcaaaataagATGATACTAGAACAAATGTCAAGCATTCAATCTTCCTTCAAGCTTGTAACTTAACGTGAAGCTTCTTTTGCAAACACCTCTTCAATCCACAACTTCTTTCTCCACATCATTCACTTCCACCATAATCTCATCTACTTGAGGAGTATTTTCTATTAGATTTGAATTGTCCATTAACTGCATTCTGccaaaacaaacataaaatcaCAAGAAATTTATTACAACTCAAGCTACTCATCCTGTGCAGATATTCAGATGCTTAAATTCAGATGCAGATATTCAGATGCTTAAAATACACAAGAAATTCAGATGCTTAAATATAAAAAACGCCACTAATCTGCTTAAAGGATACTGCTGTAGTTAGCCCTAACCAGCTCAATCAACgctcaaaactaaaaaaaatacccGATTCACTACGCCAATTTCTCACAGAAAATCAGAAAAAGTCCCAACAGAAAAGCAAAGATAGGTTCAACTAAAGTGCACGATCAGATTCAGAAATCTAGCAACACCGGAACCCAGAATTGAAAATGCAGGAAAATAGAAGCAATACCTCGGCTGCGAGATACTCAAGCACGGCAGCAAGTAAACAGGCGCGGCGACGCGCTGTAGGCTCTGGAGCAGGCGGCGAGCAGATCTGCGGCCGGCAGGGTGCAGGCGGTGCGGCGACGCTATGCAAGCTCTGGAGCAGGCGGCGAGCAGATCTGCGGCCGGAAGGGTGGGGCGGCGCGGGCCGCGCGGCGATGCAGATGCAGGTGCGGCGACCGGTGCAGATGCAGGCGGCGATGCGGCGCGGTGCAATCTCTGGAGCAGTCGGCGATGCAGAGGCATACGGCGACGCGGCGCGGTGCAGATGCAGGCGCGACGAGCGGACCGGTGCAGGCGACGCGGTTCAGGTGCAGGCGGCGCGGTGCAGGCACAGATCTGCGACGGGGGTGGGGCGACGAGGTTCAGGTGCAGGCGGGAGCTGTGCGGCGCTGATTTGAGGAATGAGGTTGAGGAGGAGGCGCTGATTTGAGGAATAACTTTTAGTGAATTAGGTTTAGGTTTTACTTTTTACtatattcaataatttaaaataaaaaattatttatatatatatatatatatacatatatttcgaatcgaataactacgaatatcgaatcgaatatcaatatttcatttaagtatttgaataataatcgaatcgaatcgaatatttattatcgaatacgaatcgaataatttcgaatacgaatcaggcaatttcgaatcgaatctcgaatcgagcaaaattattcgattcatttacaaccctaaGTAAAAGACTACGTTACCAACATTTCCAATAAAATTAATCTCGGAACAAAAAAAAgagtttaaaaaaatacaaattttcctcttataataaatatatgagtaaaattttgaagtagccaaaatgaagcataaaatacaatttatagccgcacattgaaaaaacacaaaatttggccatttttattgatttggacgtttttacccttaatgaggcggactgggtaggatcagacacgcgggtcgcgtgccgggtcgggttaggcacttatggcactattagtgccataagtgccaagattttacttttattttattttggatttccgttggcacttttggcactattagtgccaaaagtgccaacggaaatccaaaataaaaccaagtaaaatagtcatgttggcacttatggcactaatagtgccataagtgttaacgaaaattcaaaataaaattaagtaaaatggtcatttgggcacttatggcacagtgccataagtgccatacgtgcagcacaaatacagaaacaacaacatcatttaaaccctaaatggaacatctaaaccctaaatggataatctaaaccctaaatggaacatatCTAAACCCctaatggataatctaaactctaaatggaatatctaaaccctagggggaagtgtgcacgtatggcacttatggcactattagtgccataagtgccatacgtacagcacaaatacagatcaGATTAGATCTGttgatggctgaaatcgaaggaggcggagatcagatttTCCgagggaggaggcggcgcaacgatcagatcagatccaccgtctccgcctcatcagatcagatccaccgccacCGCCGAGGGAGGAGGGAAGCACGCCGCCGGAATTAGAATCACGATCGATTTCTACTGATTTCTGCTCTTCATCGAcgcggaagagagagaaaggaggaGGGAAGCACGCCGCCAGAATTAGAATCACGACCAATTTCTACCGTTCATCATTGacgcggaagagagagagagcgcgcgagagagaggagagaagctTGGATCACACGAACTGTTACTGGGTTGGAGATGGGTTGGAGATGGATTCAAGTTAAAAGGGTAAGTTAGTCATACCAcctaaaaaatggccaaaatttaatttttttcaattgagGGCTAAAAATTGAGTTTGTAAGCTCAATAGGGCCATCCAGCCCTATTGTTTCTAAATATATTCTTCTTTCTATAAAAAtgcattttcttatttattaccacaaaatataaaaattgacCCAAACAAAATCCGCCTAAAAGGATTCAACGCTCAATGAGTTCCTTAACACCTCTGCCTCATCTCCCGCCAAATTCAAACTTCCCCAATTCCAACTCAAATCGCCGCAAGAACACGATTTTCCACCTGCAAAATTGCAGAAATCTCGATCAAATCGCTCCAATCCATACTAACATCATAAAAAACGGCCAAGAACACGACCATTTCATCGCGTTCGAGCTTCTCCGAGCTTGCTCCAGATTCGACGCCATTGATTATGCAATCAAGGTTTTCCGTCGAACAAGGCAGCCGAATGTCTACGTGTACACCGCCCTCATCGATGCGCTCGTGGCGGCCGGGTCGCATCATCGCGCTATCACTTCGTATGTGCAGATGATCGAGAATTCCGTATATCCAGACAATTTCGTCATTAATTCTGTGTTGAAGGCGTGTGGGCTGGAACTCGATTTGGGGATCGGTAAACAAATACACTGCCATGGTTTGAAGCTCGGGTTATGTTCGAATCGGCAGGTTAAATTGAAGCTGATGGAGCTATATGGAAAATGCGCAAAATTTGATGAGATGCAGAAGctgttcgacgaaatgcctGAAAGAGATGTTGTTGCTATGACAGTGATGATTTCATCCTACCTCGAACATAGATTGGTCGAAAGGGCTTGTGTTGCTTTCGATCTAGTGGAGGTTAAGGATGCGGTTTGCTGGACAACGATGATTGATGGGCTTGTGAGAAACGAAGAAATGAGTAAGGCGTTGGAGTGTTTTAGGCGGATGCAGAGGGAAGGCGTGAGAGCTAACGAAGTCACAGCCGTCTGCATGCTATCCGCTTGCGCACATTTGGGAGCTCTGGAGCTCGGAAAATGGGTTCATTCATACATCAAAAAGTGTTATATTAAGGTTAATCACTTTGTTGCTTCTGCTTTGATCACTATGTATTCGAGGTGTGGAAGCATCGAGGAGGCGGAGAGTGTGTTTTTGGAGGCGAAAGAGAAAGAAGTGAGCACTTACAACTCCATGATTGCTGGTTTCGCGTTGAATGGGAAAACCATGGAGGCAATTGAGATGTTTCAAACAATGGTGAATGAAGGAATAAGGCCAACAAGCATTACCTTTGTTGGTGTGCTTAATGCTTGTAGCCATGGTGGTTTCGTGGATGTCGGGCTCAAGATCTTCGAGAGCATGGAAAATGACTACGGTTTGGAGCCAAGAGTCGAGCACTACGGATGCTTGATTGATCTATTAGGCCGGGCGGGGAGAGTGCACGAGGCTTACGAGCTTATTCAAGAAACGAGAGTTGCACCGGATCATATAATGTTGGGGTCGCTCTTGAGCTCGTGCAAAGCTCATAGGGCGTTCGAGTTGGGGGAGAAGGTTGTTAAAACACTTCTTGCTCATGAATTTTCCGAATCTTGTGATGCAGGGACGTACATCCTCGTCTCCAACTTCTACTCGTCTTGGGGGAAGTGGGACGAGGCTCTGCTAGCTCGTGCAGAGTTGAGGAAGAAGGGCGTGGAGAAGGAGCCCGGGAGCAGCTCCATTGAAGTGGGTGGCGAGATCCACGAGTTCCTCCTAGGCGACTCGAGCCATCCTCGGAGGGAAGAGATCTACGCGAAGATGGAAGAGATGGATCAGAAATTGCGCGGAGAGGGCTACCATCCGCGGATAGATGGCGTGTTGCAAGACGTGGGGGATCGAGAGAAGGCACGGGCTCTGGCCATACATAGCGAGAGGCTTGCTTTATGCTATGGGCTGATATCGAGTGAAGAAGGCTCTAGTTTGAGAATTGTGAAGAATTTGAGAGTTTG is a window encoding:
- the LOC130999341 gene encoding FRIGIDA-like protein 3, with protein sequence MEDSIATPALMDSTASKIQQLQKAFAELESHRAITLNLKWKQLEEHFHGLQKSLKRRFTELEEQEKEFDTKIVESKEMLEKRKAAVVAKEQTSLERLQEKRDAALSAIMTAMGKHEKPLSLGSGVLSRENKVEAPFLEDKASDVSVTKSIENIKALVKSYPGLVKLCQEINSEGLLKFISDNRKDLVTLREEIPVALRAARDPASLVLDSLKGFYGTDMPNSDAKKDSNLIGLRRTCIMLMECLSSLILGLDVDSVSGIISDSAKERAKAIAEEWKPKLDYLDVDASNGNSLEAHAFLQLLATFGINSDFDHDCLSKLIPMVSRRRQTAELCRYLGLSDKMPGVIDVLVKNGRQIDAVNLAFAFELTDQFSPISLLKSYLSEARKSPSPAKSGNTSPGVSTQNDVNEKELTALKAVIKCVEDRKLEQQFPVDPLQKQVLEIEKAKADKKRATEVAKPQSKRPRASGVAHAPRAANAASDKNFYGGMTDQRYPQYVYERPAYAYAGPNNHHVPSYVGVGTPAYSFSPSHGSFFGNAYQYHTAYLH
- the LOC130999331 gene encoding putative pentatricopeptide repeat-containing protein At5g59200, chloroplastic, with translation MSSLTPLPHLPPNSNFPNSNSNRRKNTIFHLQNCRNLDQIAPIHTNIIKNGQEHDHFIAFELLRACSRFDAIDYAIKVFRRTRQPNVYVYTALIDALVAAGSHHRAITSYVQMIENSVYPDNFVINSVLKACGLELDLGIGKQIHCHGLKLGLCSNRQVKLKLMELYGKCAKFDEMQKLFDEMPERDVVAMTVMISSYLEHRLVERACVAFDLVEVKDAVCWTTMIDGLVRNEEMSKALECFRRMQREGVRANEVTAVCMLSACAHLGALELGKWVHSYIKKCYIKVNHFVASALITMYSRCGSIEEAESVFLEAKEKEVSTYNSMIAGFALNGKTMEAIEMFQTMVNEGIRPTSITFVGVLNACSHGGFVDVGLKIFESMENDYGLEPRVEHYGCLIDLLGRAGRVHEAYELIQETRVAPDHIMLGSLLSSCKAHRAFELGEKVVKTLLAHEFSESCDAGTYILVSNFYSSWGKWDEALLARAELRKKGVEKEPGSSSIEVGGEIHEFLLGDSSHPRREEIYAKMEEMDQKLRGEGYHPRIDGVLQDVGDREKARALAIHSERLALCYGLISSEEGSSLRIVKNLRVCDDCHAMIKLVSKVSGRKIVMRDRNRFHHFENGRCSCGDYW
- the LOC130999372 gene encoding photosystem I reaction center subunit XI, chloroplastic; amino-acid sequence: MAAAASTMASQLQSNFASSLTRKLATPKGISGAPFRVLPSGRRATSFTVKAIQSEKPTYQVIQPINGDPFIGSLETPVTSSPLVAWYLSNLPAYRTAVNPLLRGVEVGLAHGFLLVGPFVKTGPLRNTPIAGSAGSLGAAGLVVILSICLTIYGIASFKEGEPSTAPGLTLTGRKKEPDQLQTADGWAKFTGGFFFGGISGVTWAYFLLYVLDLPYFVK
- the LOC130999384 gene encoding uncharacterized protein LOC130999384, which translates into the protein MPLHRRLLQRLHRAASPPASAPVAAPASASPRGPRRPTLPAADLLAACSRACIASPHRLHPAGRRSARRLLQSLQRVAAPVYLLPCLSISQPRMQLMDNSNLIENTPQVDEIMVEVNDVEKEVVD